The following proteins are encoded in a genomic region of Mycobacterium kiyosense:
- a CDS encoding oxidoreductase: MFTQTFTRTVAKRVLSSSLVDVLTGPHGVDRYTELVEPTWTSGDARAKVIDVRRTTPRSVTLTLAPNDAFTERHTVKAGQFVNVTVEIDGRMHSRCYSPANVEGSSQLELTIGVHDGGLVSTYLYEQARRGMVVGLDGVGGDFVLPDQRPRRILFVSGGSGITPVMAMLRTLVAEGHPGEIAFVHYARTAAEACYRDELAMMPGVRVLHGYTRSGAGDLEGRFGAEHLAIAMDAPDAVFVCGPTALVDAVRAQCAAANCEKVFTESFTPPVIEVPANPTGGRVSFGDSKVDVEDDGRSILEQAESAGLAPKNGCRMGICHTCTRRKTSGTVRNLITGAVSTQPDENVQICVTVPVGDVEIAL, from the coding sequence ATGTTCACTCAAACTTTCACTCGGACGGTCGCGAAGCGAGTCCTGAGTTCAAGCCTGGTCGACGTCCTCACCGGCCCGCACGGCGTCGACCGCTACACCGAGCTTGTCGAGCCGACGTGGACGTCGGGCGACGCCCGCGCCAAGGTGATCGACGTCCGGCGGACGACGCCGCGCAGCGTCACCCTGACGCTGGCCCCGAACGACGCGTTCACCGAACGCCACACCGTCAAAGCCGGGCAGTTCGTCAACGTGACCGTCGAGATCGACGGCCGCATGCACTCCCGGTGCTACTCGCCGGCCAACGTCGAGGGCAGCTCGCAACTCGAGCTGACCATCGGCGTCCACGATGGCGGGCTGGTCTCGACCTACCTGTATGAGCAGGCCCGTCGCGGCATGGTGGTCGGCCTGGACGGCGTCGGAGGCGACTTCGTGTTGCCCGACCAGCGGCCGCGGCGGATCCTGTTCGTCTCCGGCGGCAGCGGCATCACGCCCGTCATGGCGATGCTGCGCACGCTGGTCGCCGAAGGGCACCCCGGCGAGATCGCCTTCGTGCACTACGCCCGGACCGCCGCGGAAGCCTGCTATCGCGACGAGCTGGCGATGATGCCCGGTGTGCGGGTGCTGCACGGCTACACCCGATCCGGTGCCGGCGACCTCGAGGGCCGGTTCGGTGCCGAACACCTGGCCATCGCGATGGACGCACCCGACGCGGTGTTCGTCTGCGGGCCAACCGCTTTGGTCGACGCCGTCCGGGCACAGTGTGCCGCGGCGAACTGTGAAAAGGTGTTCACCGAAAGCTTCACGCCGCCGGTGATCGAAGTGCCGGCCAACCCGACGGGTGGTCGAGTCAGCTTCGGGGACAGCAAGGTGGACGTCGAAGACGACGGCCGGTCGATCCTCGAGCAGGCCGAGTCGGCCGGCTTGGCGCCCAAGAACGGATGCCGGATGGGTATCTGCCACACCTGCACCCGCCGCAAGACCTCCGGCACCGTGCGCAACCTGATCACCGGTGCCGTCTCGACCCAGCCCGACGAGAACGTCCAGATCTGCGTCACCGTGCCCGTCGGTGACGTCGAGATCGCCCTCTGA
- a CDS encoding fatty acid desaturase produces MTQNKITLTKEQADEFGRELDAIKERVMADLGEQDAEYIRKVIKAQRALEVGGRALLFLPPAWLLGTGMLGIAKIMDNMEIGHNIMHGQYDWMRDPTISGNDFEWDTACPADQWRHSHNYMHHTHTNIVGMDRDVGYGILRMSEDQKWEPYFLGNPVYAFLLMVLFQYGVALHELETERIRSGEIRLRDKKQTLKEIWAKTRRQTLKDYVAFPLLAGPFAPFVLSGNLTANLMRNVWSYMIIFCGHFPDGTQEFTVEETKDETRGQWYFRQVLGSANLTGGKLFHLLSGNLSHQIEHHLFPDMPARRYAEIAPEVQEICERYGIPYNKGPLLRQFGTVVRKIVRLSVPDSWLPNAKAKKSGSVELEPVAA; encoded by the coding sequence ATGACACAGAACAAGATCACCCTCACCAAGGAACAAGCCGACGAGTTCGGCCGCGAACTCGACGCCATCAAGGAACGGGTGATGGCCGACCTCGGCGAACAGGATGCGGAGTACATCCGCAAGGTCATCAAGGCGCAACGTGCCCTGGAGGTGGGCGGCCGCGCGCTGCTCTTCCTGCCGCCGGCGTGGCTGTTGGGCACCGGGATGCTGGGCATCGCGAAGATCATGGACAACATGGAGATCGGCCACAACATCATGCACGGCCAGTACGACTGGATGCGTGACCCGACGATCTCCGGCAACGACTTCGAGTGGGACACCGCCTGCCCGGCTGACCAGTGGCGGCACTCGCACAACTACATGCACCACACCCACACCAACATCGTCGGCATGGACCGCGACGTGGGCTACGGCATCCTGCGGATGAGCGAAGACCAGAAGTGGGAGCCGTACTTCCTGGGCAACCCGGTCTACGCGTTCCTGCTGATGGTGCTGTTCCAGTACGGCGTCGCGCTGCACGAGCTGGAAACCGAGCGGATTCGCTCCGGCGAGATCCGGCTGCGCGACAAGAAACAGACGCTCAAGGAGATCTGGGCCAAGACCCGCCGGCAGACCCTCAAGGACTACGTCGCGTTCCCGCTGCTGGCCGGCCCGTTCGCGCCGTTCGTGCTCAGCGGCAACCTGACCGCCAACCTGATGCGCAACGTGTGGTCGTACATGATCATCTTCTGCGGGCACTTTCCGGACGGCACCCAGGAGTTCACCGTCGAGGAGACCAAGGACGAGACCCGCGGCCAGTGGTACTTCCGCCAGGTGCTGGGCTCGGCGAACCTGACCGGCGGCAAGCTCTTCCACCTGCTGTCGGGCAACCTGTCGCACCAGATCGAGCACCACTTATTCCCCGACATGCCGGCCCGCCGCTACGCCGAGATTGCGCCCGAGGTGCAGGAGATCTGCGAGCGGTACGGAATCCCGTACAACAAGGGTCCGTTGCTGCGGCAGTTCGGCACGGTCGTGCGCAAGATCGTCCGGCTCAGTGTCCCGGACTCCTGGCTGCCGAACGCCAAGGCCAAGAAGTCCGGCAGCGTCGAACTGGAGCCGGTCGCTGCATGA